In the Nitrosopumilus cobalaminigenes genome, TACAACTGCACCATTAGGAGTAAGAAGAGACACGGGTAATTGGTAGAGTTCGATAAAATCAATTAATGGAAGATATTGTTCGCCAGAAGTTGCAACAGTATTACGATATCCGTTTTGATCAAACTTTACTAAAACTCCTCCTTGTTGAAATAGCCAATTTGTAAACCATACATTGTCGTCTTCATCTATTGCAAAGTCTGCAGTAACAGAATCATCTACAGGAGAAGGAATACTAAGATAATTTACATCCTCACCAGATTGGTTAGGATCTAAGAAAGTGAGTTTGTTTCCAGTAAAGTCATTTACAATAATTTGAGAACCATCAATTCGTAGTTTTTGAGGTAAAGAATCACCACCCTCTGAAGGATATGCTATTCTATCATACTTTTCATCTAAAGTAGAAAACTTCCAAACAGAATCAAAAGATTCATCAGTATACCAAATTGAGCCATCAGGAGCATAATCAATTCCCCACATCATAGAACGACCTCCAGGAGGCCACAATGGATTTTCATATTCAGTAAAGGACTCAAAGTTTGGATCAAATTTTACTATTTTACCAGTATTAGTTTCTGCAAACCAAACATTCCCATCATAATCAGTAGTGATTGCTAACGGATTGGTACATTCTGTAGGAATCGAATATTCTTGAACATACTTTGTAGACTTTGCATCACCTGAACCGCAGAATTGAGCTCGTTGTTCATCTGGGAAATTATCAGCAGGAGTTCCAGTAACCGAAACTTCAGGAGAATCAGAATTAGGATCCATACCAGGCATTACTAGCATAATGGTTGATGAAAGTAAAATAAATCCAAAAAATATAGTTACGATAACTCCCTTTTTCTTCATATTACAAAAAATATGAAGCCTTGTTATATCTTATTCCAAGAATCAGATTATAGTAATTTAAGATCTCCAGTAATTTTATCAATTAAATTTTCTGGGGCAGGTCCTATAGAGATGCAAGTTGTGGTTCCAGGAGCTAACTGAGTGTGGCCAGCATCAGAAACTTCAGACCAAGGTAGATTAAGTTCAATTGCACCTCTTTTCACTTCTTGTAATTCTTTAATTCCAGAAACTTTGACAACTACTTTTTCTTGTCCTCCCCACCATTGACTGAACCATTCAGGGTGTGATTTTCTCACATGTTCTGCACCAAGAACACAAGC is a window encoding:
- the pth2 gene encoding peptidyl-tRNA hydrolase Pth2, with amino-acid sequence MGDIKQVIVVRTDLDMGKGKIAAQVGHACVLGAEHVRKSHPEWFSQWWGGQEKVVVKVSGIKELQEVKRGAIELNLPWSEVSDAGHTQLAPGTTTCISIGPAPENLIDKITGDLKLL
- a CDS encoding lyase; the encoded protein is MKKKGVIVTIFFGFILLSSTIMLVMPGMDPNSDSPEVSVTGTPADNFPDEQRAQFCGSGDAKSTKYVQEYSIPTECTNPLAITTDYDGNVWFAETNTGKIVKFDPNFESFTEYENPLWPPGGRSMMWGIDYAPDGSIWYTDESFDSVWKFSTLDEKYDRIAYPSEGGDSLPQKLRIDGSQIIVNDFTGNKLTFLDPNQSGEDVNYLSIPSPVDDSVTADFAIDEDDNVWFTNWLFQQGGVLVKFDQNGYRNTVATSGEQYLPLIDFIELYQLPVSLLTPNGAVVGKDGTVWLADTTSSSFFSFDPMTEKFIQYVTADPLLSTYGNQTGIVKTPISRPYWIESDDQGRIVFNEQTANNISVMDPVSQSLVEYHVPSKNPNWGDCDPGTGMMLADCGLAQIFDFTVDGDKIWFTEWVENNIGVVDTSIPLPLEIQLDSNVLMLTSGDSKDFDFVVSSTSQKDLMGVSLILSSTHDFLNVELNENYPESFQLDFDAPRPISLTIYASEDAVPGTYKVLLGAQLSDVAISKYVTVTIE